The Haemorhous mexicanus isolate bHaeMex1 chromosome 6, bHaeMex1.pri, whole genome shotgun sequence genome includes the window TGATGTGTTGGGCTTAGAGGATGGCCATGGAGAATTATGCAGTTAGGAGACAGTTCCAGGAAAGATAAAAATAGATGAAATACATAAcaattttcaggaaaagaatTCTGATTTGTATTGAAAATGGAATATTGTGTAACAGAGCACAACTGTTGTGGGTCccatttgtttaaaaatcatAAGTGTGTTTGAGATAACAAAGTCTATTTGCACATGTTGCTATGGTGACAGATTAATGTCATTGTGACTATCTGCCTCTGCCTAATCAGATAATCTAATATAAGTGGTTTTAATTATTCTCACGCTACAGGCATAactactttttttgttttaaaatttgggggtttgccACCCTGGAATACAAGCAATTCAAAGATGCTCTCAGTAGATATCTACTGAAGTAGAGAACCAGTTTTGTATTCCCATTTTCTGTTATTGTTCCTATTTTTATATCTGTACTCAGGTCATCAGTGAGTAATATTAATCTCCTTAATCTTCTGACAGAGAGAGAACTTCTTGATATATTGTTGCTTTAGTGGGCTGATTTGCCAACTTATTTTCTCCAGTTTGATCACATTATTCCTCGACATGGCATCAGTCAGAGGATGAGAAAAAGGCAAAGGCATTCCATTTGCAAAGAAGGCCATTTCAGGTGCCACAGAGAGCACTGGATCAGTTGCTACCAGTTTAAAGGCTTCCCTGTTCTGCCAAGGATAGATTCTTAGTCTGATTTCTTTCTGTGACTCTGGCAGGCATTTGCACTCCCTCATAACAAAATATCTAAAATGCAGGGATATCATTCTCCAGAGACAACTGATCCCATACAAACAAGGTATTCATCCTGAATTCCCTTGACTTGTCTGTGAACAAGACTGACTTACTTCTCTGTGAACAAATCTCTCTTGGAAGGGAAAACCCTCACTGTGGACTCTTTGTagctatttttttctatattttatactgctctgcttttgctgatgttcacagagagagcagaaagaTGTGGTAGTGCTACCAAGGATGTAGAATATCTCTGTGCACACTTTACGTACCTTTTTAGATTAATTTCATTACAAACAGACCTTTCTCAGAGGGACTTCAGAGCAGACTACCTCTCCTCCACTTATATTGGTTCATACCAGATCTAAGCATTTTCTAATTCTCtagcttaaaaaataaaaaaaagtctttataAAACCTATTGATCAGTCTAACACTGCTAAGATTATTTGAGGAAGGGCCATGCCAGCCTGCCTGTCTAAGCAAGTAGAGttctatttttctattaaaaaacgTGACATATCCACAAATCAACAATCTCTCTTGTGGATTCATTGAGATAAAGCTCTTTCCTATATTGTCTTTAGGAAGTGGAGCCTGGGAAATTGAGGATGAAGAGTGATTCTTTCTGTTCTCTTGAGTAGTTCAAAAAGGCTAAATTTGGTTGCTGAAATTCTCTACATAGTAGGCTTAGATTGGGTTTTGTAATCTTCATCCAAACATGATGCTTGTCCTTTGGGCTATGTGTCTGGTAAGTGCAGTGCTGGAACCAAGCAACAGAGAACTGTCTTCATTCTAGTTTCGAGTGTCATATTAAAGAACTGCACTGGGAGAGAATTGCAAAGTAttgcaataataaaaaagcaaaaaagtacCAATAACACATACACCTTAATGTTGAGCTCTTCCTAGAAACAGCCTGATGTAACACAATATAAAGTTCCTTTCCCTTTGCTCTGAAAGGCAGCCTGATGATTGTCTGCAGAAGAAAgtatttctgcagcattttaatttttgaatagTGTTTCTTTATCCATCTAGCCAGATCATATGTGGAAGCTCTGTTAACTGTAAATTAGAGAGAATGCAAAGTAAAAGCTTTCAAATTTGGGAGATTTCCAGAATAAAGTTTACTTGTTCAACTTAAATCCGGCTGTTCTGAGCAAGTAGTTGCAAggtaatttatttcattttgcttcaATTATTAAAGGTGTAAGGTTTTTTGTACACCATTGAAAATTTCAGTGAACACAGAGTAATTGGCATTCTTGTGGCCTTTTCTTATGTTGCTTGTCATGGTAGTATCAGGTTACATGTCATGTGTTAATTAGGCATCTGTAAGATGAGTGCTGATTATGTCATTTATACATGCAGTTTTGTTAGCAGTTTTGTCTGCTTGGAACAAAACTTAATTTCTGTTGGGAAAAtggtcagattttttttttccaaagactaTCCCAAAAGTCCAATCTAGTATAGAGAACTGGCAtagaattttttcccctgagcttGTTAGCAAGATAAAACCAAAGCATGGCTGAGATCAGATCTTTTATAAGCAGAACATTAGGGCATTGTTGCAGATAAGATACATACTGGCTCTGCTTACAGTAAGGCATTGTTCATTCCATTAACCATTGATCCAAAGTGATAGTGGTTGTCCACAGAATGTCAAAATCACATTGCCCTCAAATCTGTGAGTAAATCTGAGAAGGGTGAGGACATCCAACTATTATGTTTGCTATGGATTACCAGTTTCTTAGGGATATTGGTGGGTCTTCTTTTGGAGCTTTCCCCCCACCCTTTTCCTCTCCATACCAGGAAAATTGACTGAAGGATGGATGGACAGCATAGTCAAGACTGTTGCTATTGGTGAAATCAGTACACTTCAAAAGTAGCTTTCAGTAAAACTCTTCAACTTCACCTATTAAAATTGCTGCTGTGTCTTCAGAGAATGTAGgaagatttcttttctttgtaacTGTTTCCTGAAGGGAGTggtgcagctctgcttttcacCTCCATGCATTCAACTCCCTGCCTGCTGATCAGGTGGGATTGACTACGTAGCTGGATGAAATGTTACTCTACACCACTAGCACCAGCAACTCTAGTTTCCTGGGAAACAAGTGCCTTCATTAGTGCTAAGACTGTATTGTAGGCAACAAACTATTCTTACTGTTAGTGAGTAAGCATTCCTTATTACATAAAAATAGAGCCCTGCAATTTGGGAGAAATTATCACACAACTAATTACCAAAATTATGGATAATATGCAGTGTGAGAGCTTTTATATCCTGTATGGGTGaagtaaatgcagaaaaaacacatttgtgaagggggagaaaaaatcccacagctTTGTAATACTTGTAAGTATGGTACTGAGGggtaaaaattaataaaaacaatcTGCAATCTGCAGCTATTCTGGGTATTTGAGCTTCTGTTCCATTTCAAATGCTTATAATAGTTTATGAATTTAAAGAtacatgtttggtttttttacttttctcttaCAGATCTGGAGTCCTTACAAGCAGCCTGACTGCACAGGGGACTTGGATGGTAGAATTGAGGATGACTCGCGTTGCCTCTACACTCATGAAGAGTACATCAGTCTTGTGTTGAACAGTGGTAGTGGTTTGTCCCATGATTATGCCAACCAATCAGTCCAGGAAGATCCACGGATGATGGCCTTTTTTGACTCTCTGGTGCGCCGGGAGATCGAGGGCTGGAGTTCTGATTCAGACAGTGACCTCAGTGAGAGCACAATCCTGCAGCTCCATGCAGGAGTGAGCGAACGCTCCGCTTACAGCGAGTCGGAGTCCTCCACCTCTTTGCATCACTCCCCACCACACGTGGCTGAAGAGTCTGAAGAAACTGCCTATAACTTAAGGGCCTTAAGATCAACTGCATCCCCCTCAGCCAGAGAAGACGTGGCTTCCCGTCAGCAGAGGCTCTCTGCACTGAGAAAGTATCAGGACAAACGTCTCCTGGCCCTTTCCAATGAGTCTGACTCTGATGACAATACCTGTGAGGCAGAACTAGATACAGACCTTTTCCCACGGCCACCATCTCCGAGTCCAGAGGAGAATgaatccagcagctccagcagcagcagcagtacagAAGATGAAGAGGAGCTGAATGAAAGACGCACATCAATGAGGCAACGCAATGCACTGAGGCGCCGACAGAAGGTGCAAAAGGAGGAAAGGACTAGCACTAACACAGAGAGTGTAACCCCTTACATAGGTGAGGACATATATGATTACCCCCAGATCAAAGTAGATGATCTTTCTTCATCTCCATCTTCTTCACCAGAAAGGAGTTCGGCCAACAAAGAAGTTCTTAAAGAAAGGACGTCCCCTAGTTCAGACAGTGAATCAGTGGAGAGAAAGATTTACAAAGCTTACAAATGGCTCCATTATTCTTACATATCATATTCAGCTAGTAAAGATGGTGAATCCtccagaggagaaggagaaaatgatGAAGGGAAACCAGGAACCAGTGGAAGGCACAGTGCAACATGCTCACTAACTAAGGAAGATGCTAGGAACTTAAGTTCAGTAGTTCCTCAGGGTTCCTCAGCTCTTTCTGCTGAAAACCACaacagagaaaatttaaaagaatgtGGTGGGATAGAAAATTCTAGTAATGGTCAAGCTCATGAATGTGACAATCAGCGGCGGTTGGAGGGTCAAGAAAACACATCAGAAGACATGAGCAGTGGAGGTGTAGAGCATTCTTTTGAGACTAAAAAGCTCAATGGTAAAGCTAACTGCAAAGGGCTAAATAGCTGTACCGAAGAACCTTGCATTCAGACCACAGGACTTGTGGAACAGAAAAATAGTCAGAACTGTCAACCAGCACCAAGCCATCACTCGCTGGTCCCTCCATTCTCTGCTGTTGCCATCTGTAGCCTGTCAGGTCACTGCTCCAGAAACCAGACTGATGGCAGTGAGGAGAGGAGCTTCGACCCCTCCTGCGTTAACCACAATAATGGCCATTTGCATCTTCACCCTTCGTGCTTCAACAATGGACAGAGTTTTGGAGAGCAGGAGTCTGTGACGCAAGGACTACAGGTGCACTCAAATGCTGATAATGGCAACCTTGTACAGGTGGGTGTGACCTTGCACAGAGACTGCTGCCTGTCTGAAATGGACTCCAACAGCTACAATGTGAGCACAAGAGAGGATACTGCTGACCTGCATCCTGCGGGCAGTGAGAGCACTCAATCTCTTGGAGGACTGAAAAGACACAGAGCGGAGTTGGAAGATGCAGATTCAGAGAGTTCATCCTTagaaaagaagttaaaaacaTGATAAATGCAAATGTCTGTCGTAGTGTGCACTctctcagaaagaaaaggaaaaagaaagtattaAAGGCACATAGAGCTTGGGTCTGAAACATTGCGTTTGATTCTCCATTCCATTCTTCAGTGGGTCTGTTTTAGATTGCCAGTGgttcatgctgtataaaaatccAACTTGCTCCTTAATGAGACTGAGTCTAGTGTACCCATACAAGGTTCTGTTTAAAGTAAATCCTTATTAAGATGGTTGACTGAATAATTCTTGTGTGAACATGTGTCATTTGTTCAGCCAGCCAACCAGGATAACTCTACTTTAAAGTTTAATTGTTCTTCTGAAGAGGAAGTTTTCTATACTGACACTATATATTGCAGGCTGAAGAATGGTGGAATTAGATCACACTGCTGGTAGATCACACAATTAGGGTGTGTTTCTTATtgaggaaaacagggaagaaGTGTTTCTGGGCCCTTTATTCTACTTCAGAAAGTAAAGAAATGCAACCATTAGGGAGGATATTTTCAGAACTGGATGGTATCTTCAGAGATGATACTTCATAAAGCACTTCTGATACAGttcagtgacattttttttATGCCAACAGAAAAGCTATAGGAAATGAGCCTCTTTCCAAAATCAACTTTAGACTGTTCCCATGGTGACATTCaattttgtgggcttttttaaagaaaggagcTGAATAACACAGTGTCATCACTATATAGAAGTATGACTGTTGGCAAGAGGCAGGTATTATGCTGTAGACCTCATTCTAACCAAGGAGTTTTAAAAATCAGGCATTGAAACATGCCTTTCTGTGATCTTAACACAAAGACATTCTTCTtcctcattattattattattattattattattattattattattatggttGTGGGTGTTGGAATATATCTTGATTGTGCCCACCCTCCCCCATGTTCTTACTTTTGGGAAGCAGTAGGCCAAACAGAAAATAGCTGAAGTATGGATAATGTAACTGATTCATGTTCATAGCAACATTTGGTAAAgtctgaaaaatgcttttttagcAGTTTTTGCCACCCAAAACAGGTTGGGATTGCAGATCAGGGTTGGCTTTCCACCACTGTGCTGCTAATATTTGAAACTGGAGATGGATAGATGTATTCAGCAGAGTTCTGCATGTAAGGGAGAGCTTCAGAGAACTGTCCCCACATGTAGGGAGCCTGGGTCTTCAAGTCTGGCTATCAGAACTTGAAcaagagcacagctcctgctgccatgaACTGCAGTACTCTGTGGTGGACAGAGTTGTTTCTTGCCAGGGCACTGTTAAGTGGAGTATCTGGTGAGTCATCTCAGTTCTGGCATGCTGGAATTGGTGGAATTGCTCTTGCTTCCCTAGCAACGAGGTAGGAGGAGCCACTGtgtgaagggaaaacaaaccatcTATAAAGGACACAAAAACTACATTTATGTGCAACAGAAGAAGAGATTTCTGTGGACACCAGTCATTTTCAAAGGCTTTCAAGCCCAGTACTGAGGGGAAGGGTTAGTTTATTTTAAGGAATTGGAAATTTTTGCTTTCAGTACAACTCTAGCAGTAAATTGCTGTAGAGCAGTGGcttcaaaataattatttcatatCCACAACTCTCTCAAGTACCTTAGGAAAGTAGGAAAAAGCCCTGTCAAAACATGATGAAAGTGAAGGAGCACTTCAGAAGGGATGCTGTGGGGGATAGGTGTGGGAGGGAAGAGTGAAGAACATGACCTGAAACATTGTCTTACAACTACTGTAAGTAGTCTGTCATAGGCTGTCTGCCCACACGGGGTCTGCTTTTCTAGGTGAGAAAGGCAAAGGCATGTTTGCAAACACAGGCAAAAGTGGCAATAAGAGCAAGCTCTGATACACTGTTACCTTATTGAAAGAAATTGTTCTGTACTTACTGTATTTTACATCCCTGCAATCAAGATCACTATAGGAGTGTTTTCATTACTTTTATAAACATCTTACTACAAATTCTGGGGTTTAGCCAAGATCTTGGGGTTGTCGAGTCAAAACTTTATTATGTTTTAAAAGTTCTTTACATTGGAAAATTTTCTCATCCCTCACTTCTAGTGAATGAGAATCTCTACTCTTCTTTGACATGGTCATCTTCTCCTGGTGTTTTCCCAAATGCCTGGTGgtctcattttctgtttcttttgtttgtttttaaaagcagaataaaagctCCCAGACTTGGTGTTCTAGAAGCACAGAATGGgaaaggttggaagagaccacTGGAGGTCATCTaatccaacctccctgctcctgtacAGGCTCTGGGCTTAAAGGATTGCTGTGGTTGTCTTTCCCCAAAGACAACCTCCCATGCTGTCTGCATTCTTGTTGTTTCTAGTTTctgtcaggcaggaggaggaaggcaagCTGCAATCTTAGCCTTTTATTCACAAGAAATTTCAGTGCACACAAGAACAGCAGCTTCTGAAGCAGTGCATTCACCTCCTCACATAAATAAACATTATCAGCATTAGGCAGCTCCATTATGTGGTAAAGAGCCCCAAAAAAGCAATCCAGGAGGCAGCAGTATGTCTCTTTCAGGTAGCCAACACTGAGAAGAGGTGCTCTGTGCAGGTTGCTTCACTCTCTCATTGATCCTGTGTATTTGCTCTCCACCCCCACACTGGGTTGCTCGTCCTGCTGTGTGCACACAGTTTCCATCTGAGTTTTGCTGTGTGCTTGGAATTGTCACTCCCTACTTCTGGGGAAAGAGTAAACTGTTGGGTGGAAAATCTTACTAGTTTATCAGAAGAGATTTTACCTTTACTAATAATCTGCCGTGTACTTAAAACCGAAAAGGTTGTGTAAATATTGAACTACCCTGTTAGTCACTAATTGCTTACCATGCAGCTTGTTATGGCAGGAAATTTGCTAGGCCACCTTGTACAGTTCATGTCCAGAGAACCTTATCAGTGGGCAAGAAAAACCCTCCCTTACATCTCCCCAGAACATGTTAGAcagagaaatacagatttttttttaatgaagttctTTCTTATATTTCTGCACAGACTCTATTTGCTTATTTCAGCTTTCTCTGTTTAAAGAGAGAGTCAAAGCTGACTCTTCCTCTGAAAAGCAAACATGAGGCTTGTCTGGCCTGGGGTATTAGCTGCTTGTAGAGATGCAGGAGGATATGAGACCTACCAACCAAACTTCATCTGAGGTTTTTCCAGCTCTCCAGTGAACATTTTACCAAAGCTGGTGAGTCTTCTCCAAGGTGAGTGGCTCAATGGAGATGACACTTTGCTGTTTAGAAGCAGCTCTCACAGACTAAGCATGAGCAGAAAGACACAGCTGCCTCGAGGTGGAAAGAGCACAGGTTTTTACCAGTTGCTTGCAGAAAATTCTGAAATCCAGCCTGTTTCAGCTGGAGTAATAAATGGGAAGGACAACTTATTTCAGAACCTTTCCTCCAAAATTTACAGTGGATTTTTTCCTGCTAAGTTTCATAATAGAATAAGTGACTGAAACCCAATCCTAATTTCTGCTTATAACCTATGTCACTTGGTAGCTGGGAAATCACTATCCTCAAACATATTTAGTAGATAAATGTGGTTAGGTCCACTTCTGAGGTCTTCTACTTGCCGGCATTGTCACATCCTTGCCAACACATAGAGGTCTCTTGCTCACTGTGGCCATCACAAGCTGATGTGGCCTGGTATTACTGAAGTCTTGGGCTGCTTTCATTTGcagttaatttattttgctgtttgtgGAAGAGAGCAAGACCAGATTGTTGTTATTACCCCATTGAGTTAAAATGCTCTGTATTAGTGATTTGTCATCTCCTTTTTACAGGCACTGGTACTGGCAGAGGTACCCTgtatttctctcattttcagcTGCTCAGATTATCTGTGTGTCTGTCAGACCTGGGaagctcagggctgtgcggcAGGATCTTGAGAGTACCAGAGAAATGCAAATAGCTGCAACAGCTGAATCACTATGTGCACATGCACATGGTTCTTTGGGAATTCTTCAATAAACTAATCCTAGCACATACATAATTTATAAAACACATCAGCACACTCCTGCAGCTGTGTCAGGATGCACTCATTAGCCCAGCTAATGCTCTACTCTCATGAGCAAGAACTCTGTTTCAAACATCTGAGAAAATGGCAGTcttctagggggaaaaaaagagaaaaaaaccccaccatccCCCTCTcagttaaaaaacccaaaccaacatcCCACTGGTTATGGGAGGCTCCAAGTTTGCCAAAGTTTTCTTCAGTGGTTGTGCAGATCAAAAGCAAATCCCAGATGTCGGTGTGTTCTGTGATcagaggaaataatttgaatttgaTGTTTCTACTCCACCTGATTGAAGTCAAGGACTTGAACTTGGGCTTCCAACCTTTCACTTGAGCATCCAAAGCATCAGCCTACTGCATTATTCAGGATGGGGtttgttcctctttttttctgaaatgcaaggggaaaaggaaatagaaacaGTTCCTTCCACAGTTCCTGAGTTCCAACACACAAATACCTGGAGCAGAGCcttgagcccagccctgctggtttATGGTTTGGTGAGAAAATGCTGCAGgaccttttctcccttctccacCTTGTGTGATCTCTGTTCCAGAGAGCAGATGGAGATGCTGACACAGTTCTGTGTTTACCATTGTCTTGAATGTGGGAGAATAGTCCTTTCCAAATTGGGTGGTGTgggtatgattttttttattattattattttgttgtaGACACATAATACCTACCTCCTGAGTTGACTGGCCAAGTCAGTGAGCTATTTGTTCTGGGATATGGCTGGCAAGCTCAGTTCTTCTGTCTCAGGGATATCTTTCCATTAAGTTCCAGTCTTGCATGGTCtcatcagcagctctggcatTGCTTTGCAGATGTAGGTTGAAACTATTGCAGCTTCCAGAGCTGATCAGAGTTATGCCTttgctgaagctgctgtttgCACTCTGGCTGCTTGGAGCTATGTGGTGCACATGAGTAAAAATGCTCCTATAAGCACCAAAAAATGCCCGGTTTTGAACTTTTGAAGGGGGAGCAGGTCCATTGCAGCCGGACGGTGCCTCTGGCTATGTCTAGCACTTCTATGATTGGATGCTACAGGAGCCGCAGGTTTCCAGGTGTAATGTACTCCCAGGACTGTATTTTACTTCACAAACCACAGCTTCTTATTAGCAGCATTAACAGCTCCTAGCTACCTCCAGGGCTCACCTTCTGGCCATTCCTAAATAGTCAAACCACATGATCTTTGGGAAGGTCTTATGTGTCAGTGTCCTGCTTCCAGAACAAAGGCTGAAACAAAAATTGCTTCAAGGAAAACCTAATGCATATTTCAAGGAGCTTTGCCTTTAGCTCAGCATTTAAGGTTAAGTACTCATGAGATACATTTTGAACTCTTAAAAATTTGGCTGTGTGGCAGAGAAGGAAACAGCATGAACTTCAGAACCGAATTCTGTCAGGAAATAGGAAAAGagttgaaatatatttaaaaacaaacaaacaagccccTCACACCCAATTAGATTTTGAATAGAAATTCATTGCCTGCTTCAAAGAGTGACTTCTAAAAGCCTCAGCCATCAGTTAACAGAATTGACTTACTCTTGAGCTTGACAGCTCAAACCCACTGATCTGAAGAAGCCAAAAAGCCACAGCCAGGCCTCACATCCCTCTCTTGACGAGCTTGCCCCACATTGTTACCCAGTTGGGGTCCCTCCACCATGGGCAGCCAAGCGTGGCTGTCAGCAGCAAGGCTGCCCCAGGCTCTGACCAGCTGATTCTGTCTtgttttttctgcagctgtctGGTTTAGACAGATACTGCCTGGCATGTGCTGAAGAAAACCCAAAGTGCTTTCCTCTAAGGACCTTAGTTGATGTCTGCCTTTGGATCTTGGAGGGAAGGTCTGGGGCTATGTTTCAGGGTGATCTTTATGCAGCCTattaaaatgaggaaaataaatgcatCCTTGCAGGAG containing:
- the DCAF5 gene encoding DDB1- and CUL4-associated factor 5 isoform X1, with translation MRRRGSRGGSMRSVVGFLSQRGLEGDPLLTHDFQRRRLRGCRNLYKKDLLGHFGCVNAIEFSNNGGQWLVSGGDDRRVLLWHMEEAIHSRVKPVQLKGEHHSNIFCLAFNSGNTKVFSGGNDEQVILHDVESTETLDVFAHEDAVYGLSVSPVNDNIFASSSDDGRVLIWDIRESSHGEPFCLAHYPSAFHSVMFNPVEPRLLATANSKEGVGLWDIRKPQSSLLRYGGNLSLQSAMSVRFNSNGTQLLALRRRLPPVLYDIHCRLPVFQFDNQGYFNSCTMKSCCFAGDRDQYILSGSDDFNLYMWRIPPDPEAGGIGRVVNGAFMVLKGHRSIVNQVRFNPHTYMICSSGVEKIIKIWSPYKQPDCTGDLDGRIEDDSRCLYTHEEYISLVLNSGSGLSHDYANQSVQEDPRMMAFFDSLVRREIEGWSSDSDSDLSESTILQLHAGVSERSAYSESESSTSLHHSPPHVAEESEETAYNLRALRSTASPSAREDVASRQQRLSALRKYQDKRLLALSNESDSDDNTCEAELDTDLFPRPPSPSPEENESSSSSSSSSTEDEEELNERRTSMRQRNALRRRQKVQKEERTSTNTESVTPYIGEDIYDYPQIKVDDLSSSPSSSPERSSANKEVLKERTSPSSDSESVERKIYKAYKWLHYSYISYSASKDGESSRGEGENDEGKPGTSGRHSATCSLTKEDARNLSSVVPQGSSALSAENHNRENLKECGGIENSSNGQAHECDNQRRLEGQENTSEDMSSGGVEHSFETKKLNGKANCKGLNSCTEEPCIQTTGLVEQKNSQNCQPAPSHHSLVPPFSAVAICSLSGHCSRNQTDGSEERSFDPSCVNHNNGHLHLHPSCFNNGQSFGEQESVTQGLQVHSNADNGNLVQVGVTLHRDCCLSEMDSNSYNVSTREDTADLHPAGSESTQSLGGLKRHRAELEDADSESSSLEKKLKT
- the DCAF5 gene encoding DDB1- and CUL4-associated factor 5 isoform X2; translated protein: MEEAIHSRVKPVQLKGEHHSNIFCLAFNSGNTKVFSGGNDEQVILHDVESTETLDVFAHEDAVYGLSVSPVNDNIFASSSDDGRVLIWDIRESSHGEPFCLAHYPSAFHSVMFNPVEPRLLATANSKEGVGLWDIRKPQSSLLRYGGNLSLQSAMSVRFNSNGTQLLALRRRLPPVLYDIHCRLPVFQFDNQGYFNSCTMKSCCFAGDRDQYILSGSDDFNLYMWRIPPDPEAGGIGRVVNGAFMVLKGHRSIVNQVRFNPHTYMICSSGVEKIIKIWSPYKQPDCTGDLDGRIEDDSRCLYTHEEYISLVLNSGSGLSHDYANQSVQEDPRMMAFFDSLVRREIEGWSSDSDSDLSESTILQLHAGVSERSAYSESESSTSLHHSPPHVAEESEETAYNLRALRSTASPSAREDVASRQQRLSALRKYQDKRLLALSNESDSDDNTCEAELDTDLFPRPPSPSPEENESSSSSSSSSTEDEEELNERRTSMRQRNALRRRQKVQKEERTSTNTESVTPYIGEDIYDYPQIKVDDLSSSPSSSPERSSANKEVLKERTSPSSDSESVERKIYKAYKWLHYSYISYSASKDGESSRGEGENDEGKPGTSGRHSATCSLTKEDARNLSSVVPQGSSALSAENHNRENLKECGGIENSSNGQAHECDNQRRLEGQENTSEDMSSGGVEHSFETKKLNGKANCKGLNSCTEEPCIQTTGLVEQKNSQNCQPAPSHHSLVPPFSAVAICSLSGHCSRNQTDGSEERSFDPSCVNHNNGHLHLHPSCFNNGQSFGEQESVTQGLQVHSNADNGNLVQVGVTLHRDCCLSEMDSNSYNVSTREDTADLHPAGSESTQSLGGLKRHRAELEDADSESSSLEKKLKT